The Mycolicibacterium mucogenicum DSM 44124 genomic sequence CCTTTTTCGCGTCCGTCGAGCAGCTGACCCGGCCTACGCTGCGGGACCGTCCGGTGTTGGTCGGCGGTCTCGGTGGTCGTGGCGTGGTGGCGGGCGCCAGTTATCAGGCCCGCAAGTTCGGCGCCCGCTCGGCGATGCCGATGCATCAGGCGCGGCGGATGGTCGGTGCCGGCGCCGTCGTGTTGCCGCCGCGCGGTGCGGTGTATTCGGTGGCCAGTCGACGGGCGCTCGACGCGGTGCGTGCCGTGGTGCCGGTGCTGGAGCAGTTGTCGTTCGACGAGGCCTTCGGTGAGCCGGCCGAACTGGTCGGTGCCGAGCCCGACGAGGTCCGGCGGTTCTGCGAAGACCTGCGGGCTGCCGTGCGGTCCGAGACGGGGTTGGTGGCCTCGGTCGGCGCCGGCTCGGGCAAGCAGGTCGCCAAGATCGCGTCGGGCCTGGCCAAGCCCGACGGGGTCCGGATCATCAGCGGCGACGAGCAGGGCTCGCTCTTGGCGGCGTTGCCGGTCCGGAAGTTGTGGGGGATCGGGCCGGTTGCCGAGGAGAAGCTGCACCGGCTGGGCATCGAGACGGTCGGCGCGCTGGCGGCGCTCAGCGATGCCGAAGCCGCCGACGTCCTCGGCGGGACTGTCGGCCCGGCGTTGCACCGGCTGGCGCGCGGCATCGATGACCGGCCGGTGGTCGAGCGTGCCGAGGCCAAACAGATCAGCGCGGAGTCCACGTTCCAGGTCGACCTGACCACCCTGGAGCAGTTGCGCGAGAAGATCGGGCCCATCGCCGAGCACGCGCACCGCCGGCTGCAGCGCGACGGGCGCGGTGCCCGCACCGTCACGGTCAAACTGAAGAAGTCCGACATGAGTACCTTGACCCGTTCGGCGACGTTGCCGTACGCGACCACTGATCCGTCGACCCTGGCGGCGACGGCCCGCCGGCTGCTGCTCGATCCTGTTGAGATCGGCCCGATTCGTCTTGTGGGCGTTGGTTTTTCGGGCCTGACGGATGCCCGTCAGGAGTCCTTGTTCCCGGAGCTCGAGCTGGCGGACGATGGCGAGGTCGCGACGTCGGCTGATCAGGCCGGGCCGCTGAGCGCCGCGCCGATCGAATCCCCGTGGCGCGTCGGCGACGACGTCCAGCATCCGGACCACGGCCACGGGTGGGTGCAGGGCGCCGGGCACGGTGTCATGACGGTGCGGTTCGAGACCCGGGCCAGCGGTCCCGGGGTGGCCCGCACCGTCGCGGCCGACGATCCGCGGATCACCCGCGCCGACCCCGTCGACAGCCTGGACTGGCAGGACTACCTGGCGCAGTTGCCGACCGACGACGGCGCGGCCTGACGCTAGTCCCGGTGGGGATGAAGGCCGCGGGCCGGAGTGTCCGCGTTGGCGGGCTTGCCTTCCGGTGTGAGGAGCGACAGCACGTCTGCGCCGATGATCGGGGCGAGCGCGGTGCTCATGTTCACCGTGAGGTGATGGCCGTCGCGGTAGACCAGGGTGTCCCCGATGATGCTTGGGCAGACGGTGTCGTTGCACAGGTAGTCGCTGTAATCGAGGTAGTCGAATGTGCGCCGGGAGGCCAGGTCGGTCTCGGCGCGGCGGACGGCCTGGTTCAGTGCCCGGTCGCGAGGCAGTGCGCAGCGCTGGGTGTCGTCGGGGTACAGGCCCAGACAGAAGGTGGGCGCCACCCCGATCGACGGAGTGTCGGCGAGCACCGCGACGCGCGATTGCGCCGGGAGCTCACTGATGGTGTCTGTCAGTGCCTTCCGCCAGTGCGCTGTCGGGTCGGCATCGTTCAGCAGGTAGCTGGAGCCCCAGGCGCCGAGAAGGATCAGCGCCGGTTTGGCCGTGGCAAGGCTGTCGAGCACGTTTTCGCGCCATTCGGCACACCGCGGGTAGGTGGCGATATGAATATGGGCCGACGGGCAGTGGCTCTTGGTGCGGTTGTCGAGCCGGATCAGGCCCTGGTCGGCGAGGGCGGACAGGGCCGGATACCAGTGCGCCGCATGGGAATCCCCGAACAGGACGACGAGCGGCGCCTGCGGGTTGGACCCCACCGTGCAGCCGGCCGGGTCGGTGGCCCACTGGCCGCGGTGGCAGCCGTTCGCGTAGATGACCGGCTCACCGCCGGCACCGTCGGAGAGCTCCGGCGTGAGGTTGCTCGGCACATACGGAGTGCCGGCGGGTTTCACGCTCAGTGCCGTGTGAACCGCGGGGCGGCCGGCATCCCGCCGGGGGGACTGCACGACGGCGACGGTGAGCACCACGGCGCAGACGGCGGCCATGACGCCCGCGGTCGCGGTGAGTGTGCGGCGCGGGCGGGCCGCGTTGAGCCACGTCAGGTGCTGGCCCGGTTGCTCGACGTACCGGTAGAGCAGCCACGCCAACGGGACGCAGGCCGCGACGATCGCGACGCGCAGCCACATCGGCGAGGTGTGCATGTAGCCGGTGGCGGCGACGGGCAACACGAGCAGGGGCCAGTGCACGAGATACAGCGAGTACGAGATGTCACCGATCCAGGTGAGCGGCCGTAGGCTCAGGAGTGCCGCGGGACCCCAGCGCACGGGGCCGGCCGCGATCAGCAGCGCCGTGCCGAGCACCGGCACCGCCACCGCGTCGCCGGGGTACTCGGTGGCGGTGGAGAACAGCACGCCGCTGCCCACGATCGCCGCCAGCCCGGCCCAGCCGGCGACGGCGCCGATCCGGTCGCCGAAGACGCGGCCGCGGGTCAGCAGGACGAGTGCGACGAGGCCGCCCACGCCGAACTCCCAGATCCGCGCGAACAGGATGAAGAACGCGTTCGGTTGCGAGAAACCGGTCAACCACACGCACAGCGCGAACGATGCCGCGACGACGGCGCCGATGGCCGCCACCCGGCGGGTGCGCAGCTTGAACAGCCCGAACAGCCCGACGAGCAATGCGGGCCACAGCAGGTAGAACTGTTCCTCCACGCCGAGAGACCAGTAGTGCATGAACAGCGACGGCGTCTTGTCCGCGAGGTAGTCGGTCGCGCGGTAGGCGAACAGGACGTTCGGCACGTAGAACGTCGCCGCGATGGCGTCCTTGACGACGTACCCGAACTGCAGGGGCGATACCCAGTAGGCGGCCGCTGCCACCGTGGCCACGACGACGGTCAGGGCGGCCGGCAGCAGCCGTCGAACCCGCCGGGCGTAGAACGCGCCGTACCTGATGTGCCCGCGCTGGTCGAGCTCGCTCAGCAGGTGCGTGCTGATCAGGAATCCGGAGATCACGAAGAAGACGTCGACGCCGACGTAGCCGCCGCCGAATCCGGGGATCTCCGCGTGGAACAGCACGACGAGGGCCACCGCGATCGCGCGCATGCCCTGAATGTCGAGACGCTTCTGCTGTTTGTGTCGGCTATCGAGCGCCGTCGATTCCACTCTCATCTCCCCGGAAGTTGGGCGTGGGGGAAATTATCATTGGATCGTCAATTCGGTGCGCGTCGAACGACAACTCGTCCACCCAGTGGGACGGTTTCGCTAAA encodes the following:
- a CDS encoding acyltransferase family protein produces the protein MRAIAVALVVLFHAEIPGFGGGYVGVDVFFVISGFLISTHLLSELDQRGHIRYGAFYARRVRRLLPAALTVVVATVAAAAYWVSPLQFGYVVKDAIAATFYVPNVLFAYRATDYLADKTPSLFMHYWSLGVEEQFYLLWPALLVGLFGLFKLRTRRVAAIGAVVAASFALCVWLTGFSQPNAFFILFARIWEFGVGGLVALVLLTRGRVFGDRIGAVAGWAGLAAIVGSGVLFSTATEYPGDAVAVPVLGTALLIAAGPVRWGPAALLSLRPLTWIGDISYSLYLVHWPLLVLPVAATGYMHTSPMWLRVAIVAACVPLAWLLYRYVEQPGQHLTWLNAARPRRTLTATAGVMAAVCAVVLTVAVVQSPRRDAGRPAVHTALSVKPAGTPYVPSNLTPELSDGAGGEPVIYANGCHRGQWATDPAGCTVGSNPQAPLVVLFGDSHAAHWYPALSALADQGLIRLDNRTKSHCPSAHIHIATYPRCAEWRENVLDSLATAKPALILLGAWGSSYLLNDADPTAHWRKALTDTISELPAQSRVAVLADTPSIGVAPTFCLGLYPDDTQRCALPRDRALNQAVRRAETDLASRRTFDYLDYSDYLCNDTVCPSIIGDTLVYRDGHHLTVNMSTALAPIIGADVLSLLTPEGKPANADTPARGLHPHRD
- a CDS encoding DNA polymerase IV yields the protein MDAFFASVEQLTRPTLRDRPVLVGGLGGRGVVAGASYQARKFGARSAMPMHQARRMVGAGAVVLPPRGAVYSVASRRALDAVRAVVPVLEQLSFDEAFGEPAELVGAEPDEVRRFCEDLRAAVRSETGLVASVGAGSGKQVAKIASGLAKPDGVRIISGDEQGSLLAALPVRKLWGIGPVAEEKLHRLGIETVGALAALSDAEAADVLGGTVGPALHRLARGIDDRPVVERAEAKQISAESTFQVDLTTLEQLREKIGPIAEHAHRRLQRDGRGARTVTVKLKKSDMSTLTRSATLPYATTDPSTLAATARRLLLDPVEIGPIRLVGVGFSGLTDARQESLFPELELADDGEVATSADQAGPLSAAPIESPWRVGDDVQHPDHGHGWVQGAGHGVMTVRFETRASGPGVARTVAADDPRITRADPVDSLDWQDYLAQLPTDDGAA